The DNA region ataatagcaTCTCAttaaaagatttagaaatgggataataaataaataattatatcaattaaatatgaattattacactaatttataaaatttatttatttacataattttattttagaataaaatattgtattattcagataaaattttcaagttaaaaaaatccAACTGTCGCGGAACTGGCTGTGACACGTAATAATAGAATGCACAGCAGGAAGGCGATTTCTAGAACATTCCAGACTAGTCTAAAATCATCTAAACGGACACTTAGAAAATGCTGATCTCACACATCATCGATTCCTTAACTACACCGCCGCCACCACTGCAAACACAATTTGAGACCATTCAAAAGTTGAAGGCAGAGccagaagagagaagaagaagaagaagaagaagaagaaaaataccGAAACTGAATAAgcgaaagagagaagaagagagggAGACTATGGGTGTAGATTACTACAAAATATTGCAAGTTGATAGGAATGCTAAAGATGATGACTTGAAGAAAGCTTATAGAAAACTCGCCATGAAGTGGCACCCTGATAAGAACCCGAATAACAAGAAAGAAGCAGAGTCTAAGTTTAAACAAATCTCTGAAGCCTATGAGGtatgtatttatacaaattgaataaagttttatttgccaaattattgaaaatttattgattctttttcatttgtttgatCTTTTAGGTTCTGAGTGATCCACAAAAAAGAGCCGTATATGATCAGTACGGTGAGGACGGCCTTAAGGGCCAGGTACCACCGCCAGATGCCGGCGGTCCTGGTGGCGGAGCAACGTATTTCTCAACCGGAAACGGATCGACGACGTTTCATTTTAACCCTCGAAGCCCGGATGATGTATTTCGGgagttttttggtttttcaagCCCATTTGGCAGTGCTGGTGGGATGAGAGGGTCAAGGTTTTCGAGCGGGATGTTTCCTGACGAGATGTTTGGTTCCTTCGGTGAAGGGGGAGGATCGATGGGTGGTGGGCCCCGGAAAGCTCCACCAATTGAGAACAGGTTGCCTTGTAGCCTAGAAGATCTCTATAAAGGGACTACtaagaagatgaagatctcCAGAGAGATTGCTGATATAAGTGGGTATGTTGCTATTCATTTCtctgtttatttttgtttcaaattccAAAGTTTTGCTTTACTTTGGTTTATAAAGCATTGAATTATTTGTGCGTCTGGCTTCTTGTTAATTTATTACTAGTGTATCTTGATGATGAATCAATTGAAGTTTTCGTTTAAcctcttttttatttgtgttggtTGCAGTAAAACAACGCAGGTGGAAGAAATATTGATTATTGATGTGAAGCCGGGATGGAAGAAAGGGACAAAGATCACCTTCCCTGAGAAAGGAAATGAACAACCAAATGTCATACCTGCGGATCTTGTGTTTATCATCGACGAGAAACCTCACAGCGTGTTCACCAGAGACGGAAATGATTTGATTGTTACACAGAAGATATCTTTAGCAGAAGCCTTGACAGGCTACACAGTCTGTCTGACGACCCTGGATGGCAGGAATTTAACCATTCCTATCAATACTGTCATTCATCCTACATACGAGGAGATTGTACAAAGGGAAGGGATGCCACTTCAAAAAGATCCATCAAAGAGAGGAAATTtgagaatcaaattcaatatCAAGTTCCCCACAAGGTTGACTGCTGAGCAGAAAGCTGGAATCAGGAAACTCTTGGGTCCTTGAGATTGGTTGATATGGGCAAGTAATACTGGATGGTcgagcattttttttttaagtatatatacacattccatatatttttcaaaaacatgATGGTAATAATGGGGTGTTAATTTCTTGCATTatgatttagaaataaaaaatttaatttgtattttaggGATATTTTGAGTGttctttttaaaacaatttttgtaAGTCTGAGAGTGTGAAGGGTTAGCGATGGTAAACAAGTATAGACAGTTTCCTTTGCGATAATCAGACGACATGTCGCAAGTGagttaaaatcattcatttttgtGTTATACTATCAAGTGAAGGTGCTCTGGACGGGTTGTCTATCGCTCTGCAAAAAATCACACGCATTCTGCATTGAACAAAGATTCGAATTTCACGATGCTACATTTGTCCTATTTCTCTTCCATGGTCCATTGTCGGTTTTCCATCACAATGAgccacatttttttaaaaaattaattattttgtcgAAAGTATTGAAGGTCATCAGTTTGCAATAGTGTAATCTTGCATCTGCATATTCCCTTGCTGATATTGGAGATTATAGACACCAATGGTGTAATCTTGCCTCTGCAAATACCCTTCGGTTGCAAAATGTGATTATGGTTATTCTGCATATCAGATAACTGTTCTTGCTTAATGGTAAAGGTCCATGGACGACTCATTATTTCTGTCATCAGTAACAATAAAAGGGCTTTGCCTACCCTCCACTGAAGAATTTGCAAGATTCTGTTGTGTCTTGTTCCCCGTTTATGCtggaaatttcattttatcaagTTGTGCCTCTGCCCACGTTTGCTTCTTTAGAGCATTCGCAGCTTCCAAGCTTTCCTGAAAAGCAATCTTATTTCAGCCTAAAAGCAGAGGAGAAAAGTGGAGCAAAACATTCTCCTGCTTAGAACGAAGAAATGATAACCTCAAGCACAATACGAATTGAGTTTACCTCAATTGCCACACCAATTATAGCAACAAGAGCATTTCACTGCTCTTCAACAGTGAGATCAGAATACTCCCCCTCCATTAGTCCTTGAACCCATGGCTCACCAGGGTGGCTTTCAGCAATATATGTGTTGGCTTGACCAGAGCTAGTTGCATCAATGCAAACTTCCGCAGCATTTATTGACTCGCCAATCAAACCATCAGATCCTTTTATGTCACTGAAGCCTCCTGCACTCATTAAAGACAGGCCCTCCTCAGATCTACCAAGGCCACCTAGTGGAATTTCTGTAACTTCGTTGTTCTCCGTTCTGTTTCCCAAGagagttttttaaaactctGAGATTCCTGAGAATTGCGTTCTCCTCCTTCAGATTCATTTCAGTACCTAAATCATCAACCTCAGGATCCTCCGCTACATCACTTACAGAGCTCTCATCTCTTTTAGTATCACCAGCCTCTTCTCCATTTCCATCAATAAATCcactatcaaaattttgaacCCTTTCCCTGGCAGCAGAAAGTATTGCCTCATTCCTATAAGCCGCACGTACACAATATGTTGAAGGAGCTATTCtctcaaaaaaattagaatccCTAGACAAAGCAGCAGAAATAGAAGCTTCTGGTGTCTTGCTCGTTGTAAGATCCCTCAGTCCAGATTTCTTAGCTCAAAAGAAAAATGGTTAGGAGTCATATTCACAACAATAAAAGAATGACAAAAAAGTGATAGATAGAGAACTACCTGAATTTTGCCTGCGACCTCTAATATTGTGAGGCCCTTGCTTCCCTCAAGAGAAAGAACATGAATTTTATAAGCGTGGTCACCAATTGCTTCTCATTTTTAGATCTTTTAACTCGACCACAACTTGGTAGCATTACTGTTGCACTTGCAACAACCCTTCTaaccttaattttttatgaacaacaAAAGCCTCATAAAGTCAAGACACCAACCTGAGACAGTAACATTGTTCCATTGCCAATGTTGTCTCCCAAGAAACTCAAGGACAGAAAACATTCCAACAAATATACTGTATTGttgaagaagagaaataaaGATGTGATGTAAAGAAAGCATGCCAACCTACAATCAAACAGTCGAAATTCTAGCATAGGCAACTGGAACAATAAGGACATCCTTTTAACATAGGCATGTCAACCCATTTTATAATCCCAACAAAAACATCGAGAGCAAAGGCATGCTCAAGTTAAGTTTGATCAGACATTTACAGTATTTGACATGCAAATATCAGggattacatatttttttttatatgcaacTCTTTGAAATATCAACCATGCTGTTACAAATTGGCATACAGTTGCAGACTTTGCTTCACACAAAAAATCTCCTTATCTcagttgaaattatatttatataacacaAATTTCATTTCGTAAGTAGCTGTTAGAGTTCCTGGAGGCGAGGCTTCTCTAACTTTGTCCATAAAAGTTCTAAATCCCTAAAATAAACCATCAGAGTAACACCTGTTAAGTTGCTTTCACAAGCTATAACTTACTGAATCAAATGACAATTCAGCATGAACTGAAAATACCCCGTGTTTATGGTTGTTTCTGGGTTACTGCTGCACTGTCCAAAAGAGACTATTGGTGTGTGGCCTGATGAGATCCCTCGTGTTCTCCCTCCACTACCATTAACTAAGTTATGTTGTTCTATCAAGTATCTTTTGAATtgcaaaagaaaattgtatGTCAGAGACTGAAAGCCTAAGCCGATATACATGTAACGGTGAAACTGGTGTTCCTATTCCATCTTGTCAAATATATTCTCAGACAAGTTCAAGTGGTTGGCAATTTCTTTGTTGAATTGAGTTATCTTTTAAGGTTTCTCATCTTAAAAGCTCTGAAATAAGGTAGTACTGCGATTACTTTTTATGGTGCgttgattaatttgttgttGGGAGGAAAGCAAGTTAAGCTAAAATGACCAAAACCAAACTCTTACTATTCTTTTCCAACAAATAATCAAAAGCAAGTATACTACAATTTAACATAGAAATCTCTTTAATGCGAAAAGTAAAAACACTAGACATCACCAAAAAGTAATTCATTATGTTCATGATAAGAGTAATAACATAATTGTAAAAAATAGGGACTTTTACAACAAAACTCGTAAAACATGGAAAATCCAAGCATAACCTCTTTTGTTTTGCTCTCacctttatttgtatattctaACTTTTGTTCtaatcattatttgtatattttatctTACTGTTTTGTTATACTATACTTTATTTTGTCTTAACTAATGAACTGGTAGACTAGATTTTTCACACAAAATAAATTTGGGTTTTTTCCACATAAGAACGGACTCAAAAGCCCAACATTTGCTTCAAGATTTGTTAGTTGAGAATTGAATGGTTGCTTACTGAAAATTCTTCAATGTGATAGTTTGTTCCATGATTTGTTCATTTACAAATCCTGCATATTTCAAGTAATATACCAATAACGTTTCAGGGCAACTTCAAGTTTCAAGAGGCATTTGTTTTGAAGTCATAAATCTGAAACCGTTTAAGAGTGTAGCTGAACACTCACACATCTTCTTGATGATGCCgccattgaattaatttcatcCTGAAGCTTAACTAATGTAAATATATGCAACCCTTtccaattataataattttttcttttttttcaaaatggagCTTCTAAATGTAAAGACTGAATagtttatgttataaatgtttcGCATAAAGCACACTGGGAATTAGGGAATAAATGGATGTAACGTCAGATGAAATACTAATGACAAGAGAGAGAACATCCAATTCCATGGCGCTTGGAGGggaacaaaataaacaatataatgcAGGCCACTCCAATCCAAATAGGCACGGACACTAAGAGCTCTTTGGTTTCATCTGATGGATGTGGACAGAAACAATTCACaacatttttatcaaacaatgCAACTGCTGCGAAAACAAAAATTGACGCAAAGGCATGAAAAAAATCGATGAACTTTAGCCGATATCTAGCCGCCTTTTCTGGTGAAAGTTTCAATGGTGTATCAAGAACCCATAAGCCTGTGAATGTAGCTAGGCCATGTCTAACCTTTCCTCTTTCATCTCTGAAGCTATCGGTCAATCGCAAAATGAAACATGATATTCCACAAAGAGCCAAGAAAAGTAAAGTGGCAACTCTGTTTGTGTGAGTAGGGCATTTTCCTTGATGCGTTAAAAAGGGAGAAACAGCTTGGAATGTAAGGACAGAACCAGTGGGGAGAAGCCTGATCAAATGGCCTGTTCCTCTGAATGTTAACTTTAAGGCCTTTTGAGCAGGTGTTTTCGGTTGTTTTGGGGAAATTGGTACGTTTTGTAGAAGGGGTTGCTTCTTGTCTTCAACAGTTGTTCTTGATTCTCCATTTTCTATCTTTATCTCCATCACTCCAATCCTcagcttttttttatttatttttaaatgttgtGATGGATGGATTGAATGAGATAAGCAATGTCTTGCAAGAAGCTGAACACCAAGCTAAACTTAAAGGAAGTGGGGGTTTCGTTTGTGTTTAATCTTGGCAAATAGGATGAATGAAGCTCAAAATCTTGACCTTTTATGGTAAAGATTTGTTTAGAGGGTTGTAACTAGTAACTGTcatgaaaatgtttttaatataactCATTACTCATTCATGGAATTGGCTGGTAATGTTGTCGGGAGATTTGAGATAAAGCAATTGGTTTTAACTTACTCCTGCTTTGATGCAGTGATGTACATGAGAACTTAAGTTGTTAGCACTGACAGGAAATCTAGGACCAAATAAAAGAGGGGAAGTCAACCAAATGGGCTCTTTCGAATGGGCCCAAAACCCATTCTAACAAGAGAATATGAGATGGGAATAGAAAGGTGAGATTTTATGGAAAATctagaagatgatgatgaggaaTTGGAACATTTGGGTTGCGTTTATATGGATCCAATCCAAGCTTAATCCATAATAATTGTGcagtgttgttgttgttgttgttgttcaaCGTAACCTCTGTTTCACAATTACTTCATTAACATTCAAAGTGTAATGAAAGAATTCACATCCAGGAACCACTTAATCACCAATTTGAAAGCGAAATGGGACCCGAAATTAAGCATGTGCGTTCATATTCTTGTTATATAATAACAACAGAGCAAATAATAGCGATGCTGTGTGAAATCTCTagcaaaattaaattgaaaataataatattaaaaagttggGGTGGCCTGGAGTGGAGCCAGCCTTAAGATCAAGTTGAAAATTGAGAAGGGCATAGCATAGGGATGGATGGAAAGAGAACAAAAGCAAGTTGTACCTTCAGCAAAAGGAATCGTCTAAATCTATGGAGATAAGAATGATGTATCGTATTTATTCtgtctaaattttaaatttttgttagcTTTGAATAAGTTGAAAGAGAAATTCTACAACTGGAAAGGCTCCTCAAATTCCCCCCAGACTCAACCTGTGATACACGTTGACGTTGGGATGAAGGGTGCAACATTCGGATCATGCCTATCCAACTATTATTTACCCCAAAGactctgtatatatatatgttaaggGGTGTTAGGTTGGGGTTGAATAAGGTTATTgtggtaatttatattttatctattttatttgatttataaataaaaattttaatattatttttatttatttattaaaataatattaaagtaattataattttatgtttatttattaatttattaaaataaaaataactttattttaaattaatataataaatcatatacaaaatattttagaataattatactaaagtatatttaagtaaaataatagtttaatattcttttattatctctaattaaatataataattatttatatctaataattttttagataatttatctttaagataatatttcaattcttataataaaacattattcaaaacaaatataccatTAGTACAATTTAGGTCTACATGTATACCctcttaaatatatgattaaatatattattaatatattataatttgattagataattttttattaaaaagaaaatataattataataaataattttattataattatattttcattctaaACTCCACGCACATGCCGAAGTCTCCTTGTAAAATCCAAGTGTTGAAGCTACATATTTGTTACAAATAGCTGTTATACGACACGTGGCAAGCAATTGCTTAATTGGGGATTAGAATGAAAAAGATAATTAGAGTCAAATTAATGACTAAAATAGGAAGAGTGAGATTCAGGTGGAATGTCAACCTAGAGTGTGAACAAAGCAAACATATTTGGATACAAACTTAGTACATAATAATGATCAAGGAAGAAACGACGAATATGAACAGTCATAATTCTATTTCTTCACGTAGACTTCTCATGTGAAGCAAGAA from Mangifera indica cultivar Alphonso chromosome 8, CATAS_Mindica_2.1, whole genome shotgun sequence includes:
- the LOC123224206 gene encoding dnaJ homolog subfamily B member 13, with protein sequence MGVDYYKILQVDRNAKDDDLKKAYRKLAMKWHPDKNPNNKKEAESKFKQISEAYEVLSDPQKRAVYDQYGEDGLKGQVPPPDAGGPGGGATYFSTGNGSTTFHFNPRSPDDVFREFFGFSSPFGSAGGMRGSRFSSGMFPDEMFGSFGEGGGSMGGGPRKAPPIENRLPCSLEDLYKGTTKKMKISREIADISGKTTQVEEILIIDVKPGWKKGTKITFPEKGNEQPNVIPADLVFIIDEKPHSVFTRDGNDLIVTQKISLAEALTGYTVCLTTLDGRNLTIPINTVIHPTYEEIVQREGMPLQKDPSKRGNLRIKFNIKFPTRLTAEQKAGIRKLLGP